A window from Sus scrofa isolate TJ Tabasco breed Duroc chromosome 2, Sscrofa11.1, whole genome shotgun sequence encodes these proteins:
- the LOC100514515 gene encoding LOW QUALITY PROTEIN: protocadherin beta-5-like (The sequence of the model RefSeq protein was modified relative to this genomic sequence to represent the inferred CDS: inserted 2 bases in 2 codons), producing METVLVKTLQKRQVFFLVILLLLWEAGSEAIRYSMPEERESGSFVANLAKDLGLGVXALATRGARIHYKGNKQLLQLDVKTGDLLLSEKLDREGLCGATDPCILHFQLLLENPVQFFQAELELTDINDHSPEFPDREMLLKIPESVQPGAVFPLKTAQDLDIGNNTVQRYAVSPNSHFHVVTHNRGDGRKFPELMLDKAVDREEQPELSLILTALDGGAPPRSGTTAVRIEVVDINDNAPEFLQSLYEVQIPENSPLNTLVAAVSARDLDAGTYGNVAYALFQGDEVTQPFVIDELTGEIRLQRALDFEETQKYNMEITATDGGGLSGKCTVAIEVEDVNDNAPELTMSTLASSTPENSPETVVAVFSVSDPDSGDNGRMVCSIQDDLPFLLKPTFKNFYTLVTERPLDREERAEYNITITVGDLGTPRRHTQHNLTVRVADVNDNAPAFSQPAYTLRVRENNSPALHIGTVRATDADAGANAQLTYSLLPPSDPHLPLASLVAINPDTGQLFALRALDYEXLRAFDFQVRAADRGAPALSSQARVRVLVADANDHAPVVLYPPPNASAPCTELLPRAAEPGYLLAKVVAVDGDAGQNAWLSYRLLQATEPGLFGVGAHSGEVRTARPLSERDAPRQRLLLLVRDHGEPPLSASVPLHVLLVDGFSQPYLPPPEAPGRAPGAGAGADEPLTVALVGALACVSALLVGALLALAAGRLCRRGGAASAGGCAGPAEGGVPGQLLDVGGTGTLAHGYRYEVCLTEGSGLKEFKFLKPILPNLPPQGAFEDMEGNATFRNSFGFN from the exons ATGGAGACTGTGCTGGTAAAGACGCTACAGAAAAGGCAAGTATTCTTTCTTGTTATATTGTTGCTTTTGTGGGAGGCTGGCTCTGAAGCAATCAGGTATTCTAtgccagaagaaagagaaagtggtTCCTTTGTGGCCAACCTGGCAAAAGACCTGGGGCTCGGGG GGGCACTAGCCACGCGGGGTGCGCGAATCCattacaaaggaaacaaacagctCCTGCAGCTCGATGTAAAGACCGGGGATTTGCTTCTATCTGAAAAATTAGACCGAGAGGGGCTGTGTGGGGCGACAGATCCCTGTATACTGCATTTCCAGCTGTTACTGGAAAACCCGGTGCAGTTTTTTCAGGCTGAGCTGGAGCTCACAGATATAAATGACCATTCCCCAGAATTCCCAGACAGGGAAATGCTCCTAAAAATCCCAGAGAGCGTCCAGCCAGGGGCTGTGTTCCCTCTGAAAACAGCTCAGGACCTTGACATAGGGAACAACACCGTTCAGCGCTACGCAGTCAGCCCCAACTCCCACTTCCATGTCGTCACTCATAATCGCGGAGATGGCAGAAAGTTCCCAGAGCTGATGCTGGACAAAGCAGTTGATCGGGAGGAGCAGCCCGAGCTCAGCTTAATACTCACGGCGCTGGACGGCGGGGCTCCGCCCAGGTCCGGGACCACGGCAGTCCGCATTGAAGTCGTGGACATCAATGACAACGCCCCTGAGTTTTTACAGTCGCTCTACGAGGTGCAGATCCCAGAGAACAGCCCCCTAAACACCTTAGTTGCTGCGGTCTCTGCCCGAGATTTAGATGCAGGAACATATGGGAATGTAGCCTACGCTCTCTTCCAAGGGGATGAAGTGACTCAACCATTTGTAATTGACGAACTAACTGGAGAGATTCGTCTGCAGAGAGCACTGGATTTTGAGGAAACTCAAAAGTATAACATGGAAATTACAGCCACAGACGGCGGGGGCCTTTCAGGAAAATGCACTGTAGCTATAGAGGTGGAGGATGTGAACGACAACGCCCCCGAACTGACCATGTCCACGCTGGCCAGCTCTACCCCCGAAAACTCCCCGGAGACGGTGGTGGCCGTTTTCAGTGTTTCTGACCCAGACTCCGGAGACAACGGTAGAATGGTTTGCTCCATCCAGGATGATCTCCCCTTTCTCTTGAAACCCACGTTCAAAAACTTCTACACCCTAGTAACAGAGAGGCCGCTGGACCGAGAGGAAAGAGCCGAGTACAACATCACCATCACCGTCGGCGACCTGGGGACCCCCCGGCGGCACACCCAGCACAACCTGACCGTGCGCGTGGCCGACGTCAACGACAACGCGCCCGCCTTCAGCCAGCCCGCCTACACCCTGCGGGTCCGCGAGAACAACAGCCCCGCCCTGCACATCGGCACCGTCCGCGCCACCGACGCCGACGCGGGCGCCAACGCCCAGCTCACCTACTCGCTGCTGCCGCCCTCCGACCCGCACCTGCCCCTCGCCTCGCTCGTGGCCATCAACCCCGACACCGGCCAGCTCTTCGCCCTGCGCGCCCTCGACTACG CCCTGCGCGCCTTCGACTTCCAGGTGCGCGCCGCCGACCGCGGCGCGCCCGCGCTCAGCAGCCAGGCGCGGGTGCGCGTGCTCGTGGCCGACGCCAACGACCACGCGCCCGTCGTGCTCTACCCGCCGCCCAACGCCTCGGCGCCCTGCACCGAGCTGCTGCCCCGGGCGGCCGAGCCGGGCTACCTGCTCGCCAAGGTGGTGGCGGTGGACGGCGACGCGGGCCAGAACGCCTGGCTGTCCTACCGGCTGCTGCAGGCCACCGAGCCCGGGCTCTTCGGCGTGGGCGCGCACAGCGGCGAGGTGCGCACGGCCCGGCCGCTGAGCGAGCGCGACGCGCCCCGGcagcggctgctgctgctggtgcggGACCACGGCGAGCCGCCGCTCTCGGCCAGCGTCCCGCTGCACGTGCTGCTGGTGGACGGCTTCTCGCAGCCCTACCTGCCGCCGCCCGAGGCCCCCGGCCGGGCGCCGGGCGCCGGCGCCGGCGCGGACGAGCCGCTCACCGTCGCCCTGGTGGGGGCGCTGGCGTGCGTGTCGGCGCTGCTGGTGGGGGCGCTGCTGGCCTTGGCGGCGGGGCGGCTGtgccggcggggcggggcggcctcGGCGGGGGGCTGCGCGGGGCCCGCGGAGGGCGGCGTCCCGGGCCAGCTGCTGGACGTGGGCGGCACGGGCACCCTGGCCCACGGCTACCGCTACGAGGTGTGTCTGACAGAAGGGTCTGGATTAAAAGAGTTTAAATTCCTTAAGCCGATTCTCCCCAACCTTCCGCCCCAAGGCGCATTTGAAGATATGGAGGGAAATGCCACCTTCCGGAATAGCTTTGGATTTAATTAG